A genomic stretch from bacterium includes:
- a CDS encoding enoyl-ACP reductase, whose protein sequence is MDLLQGKAGLIFGVANERSYAWHIAKALHDNGAQCAFASLPGEKNEARARFAIEALGLPDPWLRPCDVSRDEDLDRVFADYARDHRRLDFLVHSVAFADREWLAPGRFVGTPRDVFHGALDVSAYSLVAMARRAAEQMSANGGGSIFALTYYGAEKVVPGYNVMGVAKAALECSVRYLAHDLGPRGIRVNAISGGPLKTLAAAGIGGFKEILARNERRAPLGRAVEGGDVGGAAVFLAGDLSRGVTAETLYVDCGANALGV, encoded by the coding sequence ATGGATCTGCTGCAAGGGAAGGCCGGCCTGATCTTCGGGGTGGCCAACGAGCGGTCGTACGCCTGGCACATCGCCAAGGCCCTTCACGACAACGGCGCGCAGTGCGCCTTCGCCTCGCTCCCCGGCGAGAAGAACGAGGCGCGGGCGCGCTTCGCCATCGAGGCGCTCGGCCTGCCCGACCCGTGGCTGCGCCCCTGCGACGTGTCGCGGGACGAGGACCTGGACCGGGTCTTCGCCGACTACGCCCGCGACCATCGCCGCCTCGACTTCCTCGTCCATTCCGTGGCCTTCGCGGACCGCGAGTGGCTGGCGCCCGGGCGGTTCGTCGGCACGCCGCGCGACGTCTTCCACGGCGCGCTCGACGTCTCCGCCTACTCGCTCGTCGCGATGGCGCGGCGCGCCGCGGAGCAGATGTCGGCGAACGGCGGCGGCTCGATCTTCGCCCTCACCTACTACGGCGCGGAGAAGGTCGTTCCCGGCTACAACGTGATGGGGGTCGCCAAGGCGGCGCTGGAGTGCTCGGTGCGCTACCTCGCCCACGATCTCGGGCCGCGCGGGATCAGGGTCAACGCGATTTCGGGCGGGCCGCTCAAGACGCTGGCCGCGGCGGGAATCGGCGGCTTCAAGGAGATCCTCGCCCGCAACGAACGCCGCGCGCCGCTCGGCCGCGCGGTCGAGGGGGGCGACGTCGGCGGCGCCGCGGTCTTCCTGGCCGGCGATCTGTCGCGCGGCGTGACCGCGGAGACGCTCTACGTGGACTGCGGCGCGAACGCGCTGGGGGTCTAG
- a CDS encoding CIA30 family protein codes for MHQLTVKGRPDEGYLLLVDFLDADAAAGWFPIGDAVMGGASKCELVPGPAGATLFRGFVSLANHGGYASVRSPAFAFDLAGFEGVALRVRGDGKRYKLNLKVAAEFDALQYQAAFETPNNAWITVKLPFAAFVPVYHGKLVPDAPPLDRSAIRSFGFVIADRQWGFFQLELASISVYR; via the coding sequence ATGCATCAACTGACGGTCAAGGGGCGGCCCGACGAAGGCTATCTGCTGCTCGTCGACTTTCTCGACGCGGATGCGGCGGCGGGCTGGTTCCCCATCGGCGACGCGGTCATGGGGGGCGCGTCGAAGTGCGAACTCGTTCCCGGTCCCGCCGGCGCCACGTTGTTCCGCGGCTTCGTTTCGCTCGCCAACCACGGCGGCTACGCCTCGGTGCGCAGCCCCGCGTTCGCGTTCGACCTGGCCGGCTTCGAGGGGGTCGCGCTGCGCGTGCGCGGCGACGGCAAGCGGTACAAGCTCAACCTCAAGGTCGCGGCGGAGTTCGACGCCCTGCAGTACCAGGCGGCGTTCGAGACGCCCAACAACGCGTGGATCACGGTGAAGCTGCCGTTCGCGGCGTTCGTTCCCGTCTATCACGGGAAGCTCGTGCCGGACGCGCCGCCGCTCGACCGCTCGGCGATCCGCTCCTTCGGCTTCGTCATCGCCGACCGGCAGTGGGGCTTCTTCCAGCTGGAGCTCGCGTCGATCTCCGTCTACCGCTGA
- a CDS encoding acyl-ACP thioesterase, translating to MIDHPSVVRDSYVVRAAEVEPSGRLSGAALARLLSETAGNGAVKLGFAIEDLMQQGLTWVLARLRVSIDAWPTWKETLAIETWPSSGSGLVATRDFLLEDGAGRRIGEATSLWMVLDVATRRPVRLPASVRATEKPDRPRALDGALDPLGRPRDGAEAGEFAVRYDDIDVNRHANNACYVGWALDCIPPDLRASRELAEFGVDFRAEAHLGDRLRGELELREDEDGAETIGLHRLVRAEDGVELALARTRWRRPR from the coding sequence GTGATCGATCACCCTTCCGTCGTCCGCGACAGCTACGTCGTCCGCGCCGCCGAAGTCGAGCCGTCGGGCCGTTTGTCCGGCGCCGCGCTGGCGCGCCTGCTCTCCGAGACCGCCGGCAACGGCGCCGTGAAGCTCGGCTTCGCGATCGAAGACCTGATGCAGCAGGGCCTCACGTGGGTCCTCGCGCGGCTGCGCGTCTCGATCGACGCGTGGCCGACGTGGAAGGAGACGCTGGCGATCGAGACCTGGCCGTCGAGCGGAAGCGGGCTCGTCGCGACGCGCGACTTCCTGCTCGAGGACGGCGCGGGCCGGCGGATCGGCGAGGCGACGAGTCTGTGGATGGTGCTCGACGTCGCGACCCGCCGGCCGGTTCGTCTGCCGGCCAGCGTCCGGGCCACTGAAAAGCCGGACAGGCCGCGCGCGCTCGACGGCGCGCTCGACCCGCTCGGTCGCCCGCGGGACGGCGCGGAGGCGGGCGAGTTCGCCGTGCGGTACGACGACATCGACGTGAACCGCCACGCGAACAACGCCTGCTACGTCGGCTGGGCGCTCGACTGCATCCCGCCCGACCTGCGCGCGTCGCGCGAGCTGGCGGAGTTCGGCGTCGACTTCCGCGCCGAGGCCCACTTGGGGGACCGCCTGCGCGGCGAGCTCGAGCTGCGCGAGGACGAGGACGGCGCGGAGACGATCGGCCTGCACCGACTCGTCCGCGCCGAGGACGGCGTCGAGCTCGCGCTCGCGCGGACGCGCTGGCGCCGGCCGCGGTGA